The Salminus brasiliensis chromosome 3, fSalBra1.hap2, whole genome shotgun sequence genome contains a region encoding:
- the LOC140552238 gene encoding cytochrome P450 3A27-like, with the protein MSILPFVSVTWSLVVLLVTLLLIYGVWPYGFFKKLGIPGPRPWPFLGTFLSYKKGFYKFDTECYKKYGKIWGIFDGRLPVLMVLDREMIKSIMVKDCYSVFTNRRETNKDLAGPFADGVSIVKDEKWKRIRASLSPFFTSGRLKEIFPITEKYGDRFIERLKKRNPEEAVNIKDTFAPYSMDVVASASFSVDIDSINNPDDLFVTHIKKFFKFSFFSPLFLLLTLFPFTASFLGKMGITLFSKSDMDFFYTSLKKLKEQHKKMDHKRVDFLQLMIQSQISDEQAEKASDEHPVKGLTDHEILSQSFIFILGGYETTSTTLNFLLYHLATNPDSLSKLVEEIDKTFPRDVPVTYEALMKLEYLEMVINESMRLLPTAPRLERVCKKTIELNGITIPKDTLVAIPTYVLYRDPQLWESPEEFRPERFSPENDIDPYTFMPFGLGPRNCVGMRFALMIMKLVVVKLLQNFSVETCKETQIPIQLSALFQPTVPVTLKFTPRSQKEE; encoded by the exons ATGAGCATTTTGCCATTTGTGTCCGTCACATGGAGTCTGGTCGTGCTGCTGGTGACCCTTTTGTTAAT TTATGGTGTGTGGCCGTAtggattttttaaaaagctgggGATCCCTGGACCAAGGCCCTGGCCTTTCTTAGGAACCTTCCTTTCTTACAAAAAG GGTTTTTACAAATTCGATACGGAGTGCTACAAGAAATATGGGAAGATTTGGGG GATCTTTGATGGAAGGTTACCAGTTCTTATGGTGTTGGATCGTGAAATGATCAAATCCATCATGGTGAAGGACTGTTACTCTGTCTTCACTAACAGAAGG GAAACAAACAAGGACTTGGCTGGACCCTTTGCTGATGGGGTATCCATCGTAAAAGATGAGAAATGGAAACGGATCCGTGCTTCGCTCTCACCATTTTTCACAAGTGGACGACTGAAGGAG ATTTTCCCAATCACTGAGAAATATGGAGATCGCTTCATTGAGCGCCTAAAGAAGAGAAACCCAGAAGAGGCAGTTAACATAAAAGA cACTTTTGCTCCCTACTCTATGGATGTTGTTGCCAGTGCCTCCTTTAGTGTTGATATCGATTCTATAAACAACCCGGATGACCTGTTTGTCACTCACATCAAGAAATTTTTCAAGTTCAGCTTCTTCAGCCCTCTTTTCCTTTTACTGA CTCTGTTTCCCTTCACTGCTTCATTTTTGGGGAAAATGGGAATTACTCTTTTTTCAAAGTCAGACATGGACTTTTTCTACACCTCCCTGAAGAAGCTAAAAGAACAGCATAAAAAAATGGATCAT AAACGAGTGGACTTTCTGCAGCTCATGATCCAGAGCCAGATATCCGATGAGCAAGCTGAGAAAGCCTCGGACGAGCACCCAGTCAAAG GGCTGACTGACCATGAGATTCTGTCCCAGTCCTTTATTTTCATACTGGGAGGTTATGagaccaccagcaccacccTCAATTTTCTGCTGTATCATCTCGCAACGAATCCCGACTCCTTGAGCAAACTGGTCGAAGAGATCGATAAAACGTTCCCTCGTGAT GTTCCGGTGACATATGAAGCCCTGATGAAGTTGGAGTACCTGGAAATGGTCATCAATGAATCGATGCGTCTCCTCCCTACCGCCCCCCGTCTGGAGAGGGTGTGCAAGAAGACCATAGAGCTCAATGGAATCACTATACCTAAAGACACCCTGGTTGCGATCCCGACTTATGTTCTGTACAGGGATCCACAGCTGTGGGAATCTCCTGAAGAGTTCAGGCCTGAGAG GTTTAGTCCAGAGAACGACATCGACCCCTACACCTTCATGCCGTTTGGCCTCGGCCCCCGCAACTGTGTGGGAATGAGGTTTGCTTTGATGATCATGAAACTAGTGGTGGTAAAGCTGCTGCAGAACTTCAGCGTGGAGACGTGCAAAGAGACGCAG attcccaTTCAACTCAGCGCTCTGTTTCAGCCCACAGTTCCCGTGACTCTGAAGTTTACACCAAGATCTCAGAAAGAGGAATAG